CCATGGCGTCTTGTAGCTCTGGGTCATCCAAGCGCTCAGGAATATTGATGCTCAAATCTGGGTTAACCGCTAACTCGTAGAAACCAGACTGACAAGCTGTGAATGGGATTACGTCTAATACTTCTAGACCTAATTGGAAGCCAGCATGTGAAGCTTGTACTTCTGCCCAACGCTCGGCATCAAAACCTTTCGGCGCAGCACCCGCAATTAAGCTTTCAAGTTCAGCAAAGTCAGCGGTATCTAGCATTTGCTCAAGCTGTGCATAGAAGGCAACCGCCGCATCAAGAATCACCTGATCATGCGACCAAATGACACGTGCCGGAGCAGCGCGCTCATTAGCTTCCATGTTCAGGTAGTGGTAAGTATCGGCTAAGACTTTAATCGGGTTCTCAGTCCACTTAAAGTGACCGTCGACCAGCTCAAAATGTTCTTTATGCAGTGACAACCAACCTGAAAGAATATGTGCATCAGCAAATAAGTTTTCGATTGGGCGAAGCAATAAAGAGCGCTTGCGTTCGATTGCCGCTTGCGTTGCTTTAGCAGCGTCATCGCCCGCTTCAGACACAGCTTTTTTCAGTACGCTGTTGAATGCGTAATCTAAATCAAGCTGGTTCGCTTCGTGCTTTAACTGACCGACTGCAGTTAGGTAAGGCACGATAAAGCGCGTAGTTGGACGTGCATTGATACCGTTACCAATAAACCAGTTAACCAAGCCGTAGTGGAACTCAAGGTTGGTTTTAAGGTCACTACCTTGCATATTGGTGCGACGAACCACTTCAGCCATATTTTGGTAAGTGGCCATACGGTCTTTACCAACCGTCAACAATAACGCAACGTTAGAGTCATAGGCACCCGCTAAACGGTACTGCATAAACATATCAGTATCTGGGTTACGTAAGCTGATACCTTGGTCATCACGCACTTCACCGTCGATTGGATTTGACCACTTCTTGATCACACCACCCGCATGCGGCTGTAATGCTTCGTTAGTGGCATTCAAACGTGCTTCAACAGAAGTCTCTGAGCGAGGGAAACGTGTTGGCTTAGGTAAACGCGTCCCGTGAGCAGCGATTAAGGCCATCACTTCTACTAAAGACTCGGTTTCGAAGTAGTCGTTTTCGTTTTCTGGGTTAGTGAAACGCAAACCATAGCAAAGCTCGGTTACACGGTGCTCAACCTGAATACGCGTATTCATTTCCATGAAGTAGTGCGCTTCGCCATCAACGATACATTCGAATGTACCTAATGAGTTAAGCTTAACGGCTTCACCAAATACAGCACCTTCGTGCTCCATTTTTTCAAGGATCACAAGGTCTTTCTTCAGCTGCTCTGCTTCTTCAGCTTTACCCGCTGCTTCAGCAACTTTGATTGCATCTTGAAGCTCTTCAACCGTAACAGAAACCTCTAAAAGCTTTTGCTCGTGCATCTGTAATGAACAGTCACGACCACCCATGGTCATACACCACTCACCGTTACCGACAACTTGGATTTCTTGGTGACGCGTGGTATCGATATTCATTTCGATTAACACGTTTTTGTTATCGCCAACGCCGTTGGTTTTAAGCTCGATCAAACATTCAACCGTTAGCTCTGGTACGACAGCAACGGCTTTCTCTACTTTCTCTTCAAGCGTTGCACCTTCTTGCGAATTCGCAGATTGAAGAATACGCTGACCTTTACCGCCACCACCGGCAATCGCTTTTAAACGAAAGCGATTATTAGGCTTTTCAGTGAGTAATTCACGTGCCACATTTTGCAGCGCTAAACCGATGTCTTTTGCATCAATGATGTCGATACCAGCATCGTATGAGGCCTTAAGCAGAGCCAGGCATTTTTCTTCCAGATCTTCACAGGCTGCGAAATCAACGTCTAAGTTATTGTCTTTCGCACAAGCTTCTAAACCGTCTTCACCGTATTTAGCGATTAATGCACGGCTAGTTGCGTTATCAACACCTGGTGTTACCGATACACCCGCTTTCAGTGCGGTACGTTTGGCGCTGTCTTTCATACCGGCTGAACGCTGGGTGTAAGAACCTGGACCCATGAAATTAAGGCCCGCGTTCTCCATGCCTTCAACCATTTCAGCATCTTCCGACATGAAACCGTAACCGGCGAAAATAGCATTATAACCATTAGATTTAGCGATTTGCGCGATTTGCTTAATCCGTACCGCACGTTCTTCTTTATCAGCACCGGTATAATCAGGCACACGATGAACACGCGATGGGTCGGTTAATTTGCGTAACTCAGGCGATAACGCATTGGTGTAGGTAATCGAATCTTTTTCGGATAACAAAATACCGTAGTTGTTGATACCCATTTCATCGAACACGTCCATCGCTTCTTTACGGATAGGACCACGACAAATAATTAATGGCTTTAATACGCCCTCTACTGAGAAGCTTTGCACCCACTCTGAAGCATGAGCAGCCAATTTACGATCCGCATGAATTAGCGGGTTGTTTAAGTAGTTTTGATTGCTAGACACAATAATACCCTTTTTATATTCTGCTCAATTAATGGAATTCGCGCTGTACGCCTTGTAATGGCGAAGGCTGGTAGTGGCGCATGTGGAAGTCCATTTGCTGAGATAACACTTTACGTAACTCAGATGGCTGAACAATTTGAGAAATAGAACCAAGGCTTAATGCTTCATTCGGGTTCATTAATTGTTCTTCGTATTTCTTAGCCAGTACGGCCTCTTCAGCTTTTTGCCATTCTGCAACCTCTGCTTCAGCTTGCGCTTTTGCATCTGCTTCAGAAAGACCCTCAGCGATTTTCTCTTGCGTGGCAATCGCAACACGCTTAGCCACCGAGCCGCGAATCGCTCGCACTTCATCTTTAAACACATACTCAACCCCTGCAGGGCCCATTACCGCACAACGTGTGGTGGGTAATGCACAAACAAAGTCAGCACCAGTAGGATAGTTGTTGTATGAGGCATAAGCGCCACCGAAGGCGTTACGGATTAATAATAAGAAGCGTGGCGTGCGCAAATCGATAATCGCATCCAGCATCGCACGACCCGCTTGCACAATACCGTTATGCTCTTGCTCAGTACCTGGCTTAAAGCCGGTCGTGTCTTCCATAAAGATGATCGGAATATTGTAGACGTTACAGAAGCGGATAAAGCGGGCATTTTTGTAGGCCGCTTCAATATCTAACTGGCCTGATGCATCAGCCGAGTTATTGGCAACAAAGGCAACCACATGGCCGTTTAAACGACCCCATGCGCAAATTGTGTTACGCGCACGGTCTGGTTGGAATTCCATATAGTCGCCGTGGTCAACCAATTGTTGAATCATGATAGAAACATCAAACGGTGTATTAAAACCGGTAGGCGAGTTTAATGCTTTCTTCAATAGAATATCGACATCCCAGGTCTCACGCGACTGCGCATCAGAGGAAGCACGAAACGGCGCCGACTCTTCGAAGTTATTGGGTAAGTAATCTAATAGTTCGATAACCTTGTTCAATGCAGCCACTTCGTCTTCAACAACAAAGTCAGTGACACCGGTAGCAGAATGCACACCAGGGCCACCCAACTCATCAGCGGTTACATCTTCACCCAAAACCGATTTCACAACGCCAGGGCCGGTTAAACCAAAAAATGTGTCTTTAGGCTGAATCAAGAACGAACCTTGACGTGGCAAGTATGAGCCACCACCTGCGTTGAAGCCAAACATACACATAATGCTTGGCACAATACCGTTAATCTTACGCAGCGCGGTAAAGGCTTTGGCGTAGCCATCAAGGCCACCGACACCCGCAGGGATATAAGCACCGGCAGAGTCATTTAATCCCACCACAGGAATTTTACGTTTGCCCGCAAGCTCGAACAAATAAGCCAGCTTATCACCGTTGGTAGCATCCATTGAGCCGGCGCGTACGGTAAAATCGTGACCGTACAAGGCAATATCACGGCCTTTAACCTGAATAATCGCCGTTACCAATGAGGCGCCATCAAGGTTTGGACCCCAATTTTGGAATAAAACTTGTGGCTCAACATCTCTGTCGCATAAAACGCGGATACGCTCCCAGATAGTCATACGCTTTTTTAAGTGTTGACGCTGAACGCTTTTTTCCGTTGCGGCTTCAAATGGACGTTGTTGAAGCTCATGACCTTTTTTCAAGGTTTCTTCGTACAATCCAGGCTGGTAAGATGCTTGGCCAGGTACAGCAAATTCGATTTCTTGCTTCTCTTCGAACGGGTTTTCAAGAGAAGGGATCACTTTAGATTTAGTCATTGATCTCAATCCAGAGGCAATTATTTAATTTTTAGGGTATGGCAAAAGCCTTTAAAACGCGCGATAACATATAGATTTACCCCTAAAAAGTCAATGCAATTTGCGGCCAGCGAGCATGACCTGAAAAGCTATTTTTCGTGAGCGTATCGACCGCATGAAAGTTGCTGCTTCTGACATATAAAATCTCTACAATGGGCCGCTATGAAACGCTTTACCATCAACAGCCCCCTGTCAATCCGGCAATTATTCACCTATTTTTGCGAAGAAGACTGGGCCGTATTTTTTGCTAGTGCAGGCGAAAACCCGGCCAGCCAGTTCAGCTTTTTTGCCACTAGGCCCAGCCAAACCCTTAGCTATGACATTGATAGCTTCAAACTAGAGGACTGCAAGCGCGAACTCAGAGCGGCGCTGGCACACCATCGCGACGCAGAGAACCCCTCGCTACCGTTTGCCGGAGGCTGGCTCGGCTATGCCAGCTATGAGTTAGGTTATGCACTTGACCCACTCAGCGGCAAACCAAAGCAGAAAAATCCGTCAGGCGGCGGCACTATTCCGGCATTTTGCGCCGGTTTTTATCCATGGACGGTGGTGTTTAACCATGCCGAACAGCTGACTGAGTTGATTTGCTTAGATGAGCTGTCTGATCATCAATGTGAGGCCATATTGCATGAAATCAACGCGATTACGCTGCAGCCGCAAAGTTTTGCCGCCAAAGCATTTAGCTGCGATACGGCTAGCCAGCAATACCATCAAGACTTCGCCAGTATTCAAGGTTTTTTAACCGCCGGTGACTGTTATCAGATTAATTATGCGCAGCATTATCAAGCGCCATACCAGGGGCAACCTTTCGCCGCTTTTTGCAACCTGGCCGATTCTGTTCCATCACCGTTTATGGCCTATATAAATCGCGACGCCTTCAGCCTGCTGTCTATTTCACCAGAGCGTTTTATTCGCGTAGAAGCATCTAAGATCCTATCAAGCCCGATCAAAGGCACTGAAAAACGCAGCTCAAAAACCCGCGAAGATTTACAGCTTGCGCAGCAGCTAATGGCCAGTGAGAAAAACCGTGCCGAAAATCTCATGATTGTTGATTTAATTCGCAACGATCTTGGCAAGCACTGCGTGCCCGGCAGCATATCCGCCCATCGGCTATTTGAAATTGAAAGTTTTGCCAATGTTCACCACTTAGTAAGCCATATTGAAGGCCAACTGAGTGCGCATCTAGATGCCTTTGACGTATTTTTTGATGCCTTCCCCGGTGGCTCTATTACTGGTGCACCGAAGCAGCGTGCAATGCAAATTATTAACCAGCTAGAAAACTTTGACCGACAAATTTATTGCGGCTCCGTCTTTTTGGCCAGCTGTCATCAACGCTTTGACTCGAATATTGCGATTCGCACCCTACTCTGCGACAAAGCGGCGCAAACCGTACACGCCTGGGCGGGCGGCGGTATTGTCAAAGACTCAGAGCTGCTCAGTGAATATCAAGAATGCAACAATAAAATCGATAAGCTGCTGAATGCCATTAGTCACTAATTCAGAAGCTTTATCAGCAATCGCGGCACTCGATTTTGATGTTAGAGTCATTAAGTGCAAGCGTAAAACCTTATCGCTGACGGTAAAAGAACAGTTTGT
This DNA window, taken from Pseudomonadales bacterium, encodes the following:
- a CDS encoding acetyl-CoA carboxylase carboxyltransferase subunit, which translates into the protein MTKSKVIPSLENPFEEKQEIEFAVPGQASYQPGLYEETLKKGHELQQRPFEAATEKSVQRQHLKKRMTIWERIRVLCDRDVEPQVLFQNWGPNLDGASLVTAIIQVKGRDIALYGHDFTVRAGSMDATNGDKLAYLFELAGKRKIPVVGLNDSAGAYIPAGVGGLDGYAKAFTALRKINGIVPSIMCMFGFNAGGGSYLPRQGSFLIQPKDTFFGLTGPGVVKSVLGEDVTADELGGPGVHSATGVTDFVVEDEVAALNKVIELLDYLPNNFEESAPFRASSDAQSRETWDVDILLKKALNSPTGFNTPFDVSIMIQQLVDHGDYMEFQPDRARNTICAWGRLNGHVVAFVANNSADASGQLDIEAAYKNARFIRFCNVYNIPIIFMEDTTGFKPGTEQEHNGIVQAGRAMLDAIIDLRTPRFLLLIRNAFGGAYASYNNYPTGADFVCALPTTRCAVMGPAGVEYVFKDEVRAIRGSVAKRVAIATQEKIAEGLSEADAKAQAEAEVAEWQKAEEAVLAKKYEEQLMNPNEALSLGSISQIVQPSELRKVLSQQMDFHMRHYQPSPLQGVQREFH
- a CDS encoding chorismate-binding protein translates to MKRFTINSPLSIRQLFTYFCEEDWAVFFASAGENPASQFSFFATRPSQTLSYDIDSFKLEDCKRELRAALAHHRDAENPSLPFAGGWLGYASYELGYALDPLSGKPKQKNPSGGGTIPAFCAGFYPWTVVFNHAEQLTELICLDELSDHQCEAILHEINAITLQPQSFAAKAFSCDTASQQYHQDFASIQGFLTAGDCYQINYAQHYQAPYQGQPFAAFCNLADSVPSPFMAYINRDAFSLLSISPERFIRVEASKILSSPIKGTEKRSSKTREDLQLAQQLMASEKNRAENLMIVDLIRNDLGKHCVPGSISAHRLFEIESFANVHHLVSHIEGQLSAHLDAFDVFFDAFPGGSITGAPKQRAMQIINQLENFDRQIYCGSVFLASCHQRFDSNIAIRTLLCDKAAQTVHAWAGGGIVKDSELLSEYQECNNKIDKLLNAISH
- a CDS encoding HlyD family efflux transporter periplasmic adaptor subunit translates to MVSSNQNYLNNPLIHADRKLAAHASEWVQSFSVEGVLKPLIICRGPIRKEAMDVFDEMGINNYGILLSEKDSITYTNALSPELRKLTDPSRVHRVPDYTGADKEERAVRIKQIAQIAKSNGYNAIFAGYGFMSEDAEMVEGMENAGLNFMGPGSYTQRSAGMKDSAKRTALKAGVSVTPGVDNATSRALIAKYGEDGLEACAKDNNLDVDFAACEDLEEKCLALLKASYDAGIDIIDAKDIGLALQNVARELLTEKPNNRFRLKAIAGGGGKGQRILQSANSQEGATLEEKVEKAVAVVPELTVECLIELKTNGVGDNKNVLIEMNIDTTRHQEIQVVGNGEWCMTMGGRDCSLQMHEQKLLEVSVTVEELQDAIKVAEAAGKAEEAEQLKKDLVILEKMEHEGAVFGEAVKLNSLGTFECIVDGEAHYFMEMNTRIQVEHRVTELCYGLRFTNPENENDYFETESLVEVMALIAAHGTRLPKPTRFPRSETSVEARLNATNEALQPHAGGVIKKWSNPIDGEVRDDQGISLRNPDTDMFMQYRLAGAYDSNVALLLTVGKDRMATYQNMAEVVRRTNMQGSDLKTNLEFHYGLVNWFIGNGINARPTTRFIVPYLTAVGQLKHEANQLDLDYAFNSVLKKAVSEAGDDAAKATQAAIERKRSLLLRPIENLFADAHILSGWLSLHKEHFELVDGHFKWTENPIKVLADTYHYLNMEANERAAPARVIWSHDQVILDAAVAFYAQLEQMLDTADFAELESLIAGAAPKGFDAERWAEVQASHAGFQLGLEVLDVIPFTACQSGFYELAVNPDLSINIPERLDDPELQDAMAKVLVPPPVAASDEIVAASGGMFYPRETPEHEVYVKEGDHFNAGDTLYIVEVMKMFNKIQAEFSGTIDKVLVERDGEIIKKGQPLFKITPDEVVKVETPAEIKARKQAYTNELLKLI